In the Brassica napus cultivar Da-Ae chromosome A7, Da-Ae, whole genome shotgun sequence genome, one interval contains:
- the LOC106355798 gene encoding uncharacterized protein LOC106355798, producing MTKLAGYGEDESWISHNEIIESYLRPKIEGKAVAIPGLVVELGEELYTREPWLLPQTAHPVLNPREWFYFGRKKPNHRIFEGVDHEGAWVVLSGRCPIRSEETGEIVGATMRFRYGFRNKGESTSLR from the coding sequence ATGACGAAGTTGGCAGGATACGGCGAGGATGAAAGTTGGATCTCACACAATGAGATCATAGAGAGTTATCTCCGGCCAAAGATTGAAGGAAAAGCAGTGGCGATTCCGGGGTTGGTTGTGGAATTGGGGGAGGAATTGTACACTCGAGAGCCGTGGCTGCTTCCGCAGACAGCACATCCCGTCCTTAACCCTCGAGAGTGGTTCTACTTTGGGAGAAAGAAACCAAATCATCGCATCTTTGAAGGAGTTGATCACGAAGGGGCGTGGGTTGTACTTAGCGGTCGCTGCCCGATCCGATCCGAGGAGACTGGTGAAATAGTTGGGGCAACGATGAGATTCAGATATGGCTTCAGGAACAAGGGTGAGAGTACAAGCCTGAGGTGA
- the LOC106353659 gene encoding pathogenesis-related protein 5, whose translation MASLHILFFMFITGGVAVSATVFTLKNSCPYTVWPATFAGKGSTLGEGGFQLDPGASVQLTLTNEPGWSGRFWGRTGCNFDSSGHGNCATGDCGNSLKCTVTGATPSTLAEFTIQGDSGNDFYDLSLVDGYNVKMGIKPEGGSGECKYTGCVADLNADCPEQLRVMDPNNSGNVVGCKSACAAFNTDEFCCKGAHSTSQTCSPTDYSRKFKNACPTAYSYAYDDASSTFTCAGANYVITFCP comes from the exons atggccAGTCTTCACATTCTCTTCTTCATGTTCATTACAG GCGGAGTTGCTGTTTCCGCCACCGTCTTCACACTGAAGAACAGCTGCCCTTACACCGTCTGGCCGGCAACTTTCGCCGGCAAAGGCAGCACCCTCGGCGAAGGCGGGTTTCAACTAGATCCAGGCGCTTCCGTGCAGCTCACGCTTACCAATGAACCAGGATGGTCAGGCCGGTTCTGGGGTCGTACCGGCTGCAACTTTGACTCCTCAGGCCACGGCAACTGCGCCACAGGAGACTGCGGCAACTCCCTAAAATGCACCGTCACCGGAGCTACTCCCTCCACTCTAGCTGAGTTCACAATCCAAGGCGACTCCGGCAACGATTTCTACGACCTAAGCCTCGTCGACGGTTACAACGTGAAGATGGGGATAAAGCCCGAAGGAGGATCCGGAGAGTGCAAGTACACGGGCTGCGTCGCTGACCTCAACGCGGATTGTCCTGAACAGCTTCGTGTCATGGATCCGAACAACAGTGGAAACGTCGTGGGGTGCAAAAGCGCGTGCGCGGCGTTCAACACGGATGAGTTTTGCTGCAAGGGAGCTCACTCTACTTCTCAAACTTGTTCTCCTACGGATTACTCGAGGAAGTTCAAGAACGCTTGCCCTACCGCTTATAGCTACGCTTATGACGATGCTTCGAGTACCTTCACTTGTGCTGGAGCTAACTATGTGATCACTTTCTGCCCCTGA
- the LOC125575108 gene encoding probable 1-acyl-sn-glycerol-3-phosphate acyltransferase 4, whose product MEVCGDSDNLKNRPLTPLRILRGLIILLIYLSTAFMFLVYFSPIFALALRLLSVHQSRKAISLIFGHWLALWPYLFETVNGTSMVFSGDTLPVEKRVLLIANHRTEVDWMYLWNIALRKGCLGYIKYVLKSSLMRLPIFGWGFHILEFIPVERNREVDEPVMLQMLSTFKDPQEPLWLALFPEGTDFNEEKCKRSQKFAAEVGLPALSNVLLPKTRGFSVCFEALHNSLDAVYDLTIAYKPRCPSFMDNVFGTDPSEVHIHVRRVLAKEIPANDAECSAWLMDSFQLKDKLLSDFNAQGQFPNQRQGGEELSIVKCVATFGVVIFLTGVFVYLTLYSHSCFKVYVGLSFVYLSFATYYKFRPSPSVGCCRGGSSKEAKQH is encoded by the exons ATGGAAGTTTGTGGGGACTCTGATAACTTAAAGAACCGCCCCTTGACTCCACTTAGGATCCTAAGAGGTCTCATCATCCTACTCATCTACCTCTCAACTGCCTTCATGTTCCTCGTCTACTTCTCCCCCATCTTCGCTCTAGCCTTACGTCTCCTTAGCGTACACCAATCCAGGAAAGCCATCTCCTTAATCTTCGGTCACTGGCTAGCTCTCTGGCCTTACCTCTTCGAAACAGTCAACGGAACATCCATGGTCTTCTCCGGAGACACCCTTCCCGTAGAGAAACGCGTCCTCCTAATCGCTAACCACAGGACGGAGGTGGACTGGATGTATCTCTGGAACATCGCCTTGAGAAAAGGCTGTCTCGGCTACATCAAGTACGTCCTCAAGAGCAGCTTGATGAGGCTGCCTATCTTCGGCTGGGGGTTTCATATCCTTGAGTTTATCCCTGTGGAGAGGAACCGTGAGGTCGATGAGCCTGTTATGCTTCAAATGCTTTCCACTTTTAAAGATCCTCAAGAGCCCTTGTGGCTCGCTCTATTCCCTGAAGGAACAGACTTCAA TGAAGAGAAGTGTAAGAGAAGCCAAAAGTTTGCAGCTGAGGTTGGTCTTCCAGCGTTATCAAACGTACTTTTACCAAAAACAAGAGGCTTTAGCGTTTGCTTTGAAGCTCTACATAACTCTTTGGATGCAGTATATGATTTGACTATTGCATACAAGCCTCGTTGCCCATCTTTCATGGACAATGTATTTGGGACTGATCCTTCAGAAGTTCATATCCACGTTAGGCGAGTTTTAGCTAAGGAGATTCCGGCAAATGATGCAGAGTGTTCTGCTTGGTTAATGGATTCGtttcagttgaaggacaaactGTTATCTGATTTCAATGCTCAGGGGCAGTTCCCAAATCAAAGACAAGGAGGAGAAGAACTCTCTATTGTGAAATGCGTTGCAACTTTTGGAGTGGTGATATTTTTGACAGGGGTGTTTGTTTATCTGACCTTGTATTCACATAGCTGTTTCAAAGTCTATGTTGGTCTAAGCTTCGTGTATTTGTCTTTTGCTACTTATTACAAGTTTCGGCCCTCACCGTCTGTTGGCTGTTGTAGAGGTGGTTCTAGTAAAGAAGCAAAACAACACTAA
- the LOC106353657 gene encoding 30S ribosomal protein S9, chloroplastic, which translates to MALSVSNLASSLSSLSFSSQVSQGPTTLSFPRANSAFSLPAKSARRASLSVTATVAAPAEVAEEDDTMELKKYVKSRLPGGFAAQKIIGTGRRKCAIARVVLQEGTGKVIINYRDAKEYLQGNPLWLQYVKVPLVTLGYENSYDVFVKAHGGGLSGQAQAITLGVARALLKVSADHRSPLKKEGLLTRDARVVERKKVGLKKARKAPQFSKR; encoded by the exons ATGGCTTTATCGGTTTCAAACCTCGCCTCTTCTCTCTCGTCCCTCTCTTTCTCCTCCCAAGTTTCTCAGGGACCAACCACCCTTTCCTTCCCCCGAGCAAACTCGGCGTTCTCACTCCCGGCGAAATCCGCTCGACGCGCTTCTCTCTCAGTCACCGCCACGGTAGCTGCTCCCGCGGAGGTAGCGGAGGAGGATGATACGATGGAGCTGAAGAAGTACGTGAAATCTCGGCTTCCGGGAGGTTTCGCAGCTCAGAAGATCATAGGCACGGGACGGCGTAAGTGCGCCATCGCTCGAGTTGTGCTCCAAGAAGGCACCGGGAAAGTTATTATAAATTATCGCGATGCCAAG GAGTACCTTCAGGGCAACCCATTGTGGCTTCAGTACGTTAAAGTGCCATTAGTGACACTTGGTTATGAGAACAGTTACGACGTGTTTGTGAAAGCTCATGGAGGTGGTCTCTCTGGTCAAGCTCAAGCCATTACTCTCGGAGTTGCTCGTGCCCTCCTGAAGGTAAGTGCAGACCATAGATCTCCTCTGAAGAAGGAAGGTTTGCTCACTAGAGATGCGAGGGTGGTTGAAAGAAAGAAGGTTGGGCTCAAGAAGGCTCGTAAGGCACCACAATTCTCCAAGCGTTAA
- the LOC106355797 gene encoding LOW QUALITY PROTEIN: peroxiredoxin-2A-like (The sequence of the model RefSeq protein was modified relative to this genomic sequence to represent the inferred CDS: substituted 2 bases at 2 genomic stop codons): protein MTTMLDLPEELIDDIFSRVPSESVRAARSTCKAWNGLFYSMVCKEDGTXCXSNIGRRESGESRMIMIMDHNVYLKSIVVNENPSIKRLGKLTCLTHGQVKISQVFHCDGLLLCILKDDKRLLVWNPCLGQTRWIEKGRHADVRAKYKYAIGYGYEEDSCRRHYKILRFIVPKIREDFLMGLENEIRRASYRFKQLVILSCVRDEKLSVLLQSWESLVVDIWISDKIDEQKVLWSKFLRVYTFTSLVSKISDGRFFVEEEKKLAMIFGKDGDKKLDTVRMKTLENWILESLQTKSVGHLCALMFQHKLESGLGYKGVVEQVLESGHGTIQGEESCNWFSVKTKDRNERSDTIKVFGEDGYFRELDLGEPSDKECWPLVCPYVPSFVQIKTHKSYSEKRRYDNKRIKHKNK from the exons atgacGACGATGTTGGATCTTCCAGAGGAATTGATAGATGATATTTTCTCTAGGGTTCCCTCAGAATCTGTGAGAGCAGCACGATCAACGTGCAAAGCTTGGAACGGTTTATTTTATTCGATGGTTTGCAAAGAAGATGGAACATAATGTTAAAGTAACATCGGAAGAAGGGAGTCAGGTGAGTCTAGGATGATCATGATAATGGATCATAATGTTTATCTAAAGAGCATTGTAGTCAACGAGAACCCATCAATAAAGCGTCTAGGTAAACTCACTTGTCTAACCCACGGACAAGTCAAGATATCTCAAGTCTTTCACTGCGATGGTTTGTTACTATGCATCTTAAAAGATGACAAGAGACTTTTGGTTTGGAACCCTTGTCTGGGACAAACAAGGTGGATCGAAAAAGGACGACATGCTGACGTACGTGCCAAGTACAAGTACGCTATCGGGTACGGGTACGAGGAAGATTCTTGTCGTCGACACTACAAAATCTTGAGGTTTATAGTTCCTAAAATCCGAGAAGACTTTTTAATGGGTTTAGAG AATGAGATTCGGAGGGCTTCTTATCGGTTTAAACAACTCGTGATTCTGTCTTGTGTGAGAGATGAGAAGCTTTCGGTTTTACTTCAGTCTTGGGAATCACTTGTGGTTGATATATGGATCAGTGATAAGATTGATGAACAAAAGGTGTTGTGGAGCAAGTTCTTGAGAGTGTATACATTCACTAGCTTGGTCAGTAAGATATCAGATGGGCGTTTCTttgttgaagaggagaagaaactCGCAATGATTTTTGGTAAAGACGGAGACAAAAAATTAGACACAGTGAGGATGAAGACTTTAGAGAATTGGATCTTGGAGAGTCTTCAGACAAAGAGTGTTGGCCACTTGTGTGCCCTTATGTTCCAA CATAAGCTTGAAAGTGGATTGGGGTACAAAGGTGTGGTGGAGCAAGTTCTTGAGAGTGGACATGGGACCATTCA aggagaagaaagtTGCAATTGGTTTTCAGTAAAGACTAAAGACAGAAATGAAAGATCAGACACAATAAAAGTCTTTGGAGAGGATGGATATTTTAGAGAATTGGATCTTGGAGAACCTTCTGACAAAGAGTGTTGGCCACTTGTGTGCCCTTATGTTCCAAGTTTCGTGCAAATCAAGACACACAAAAGCTATTCAGAGAAGCGTCGATATGATAATAAGCGAATCAAACACAAGAATAAATGA
- the LOC106355796 gene encoding 3-oxoacyl-[acyl-carrier-protein] synthase II, chloroplastic-like — protein MVGAAASSCYASPLCTFFVAACMSLSHGGGGGDTRQPLGRSRRRRQQLGKCSGSGSVQEALVPSCLEFKPCSHYNKNNKGNAFSSLLGSNSLSLNRKQRKLNRATTSSSGGAMAVAMGMEKEGTVDKKPPMEQRRVVVTGMGVETSLGHDPNTFYENLLQGNSGISQIENFDCSEFPTRIAGEIKSFSTEGWVAPKLSKRMDKFMLYLLTAGKKALADGAVTDEVMAEFNKAKCGVLIGSAMGGMKVFNDAIEALKISYKKMNPFCVPFATTNMGSAMLAMDLGWMGPNYSISTACATSNFCILNSANHIIRGEADVMLCGGSDAVIIPIGLGGFVACRALSQRNNDPTKASRPWDSNRDGFVMGEGAGVLLLEELEHAKKRGATIYAEFLGGSFTCDAYHMTEPRPDGAGVILCIERALADAGISKEQINYINAHATSTPAGDLKEYQALAHCFGQNPELKVNSTKSMIGHLLGAAGAVEAIATVQAIRTGWVHPNINLENPDNGVDTSLLVGPKKERLSIKAALSNSFGFGGHNSSIIFAPYK, from the exons ATGGTGGGTGCTGCTGCGTCTTCCTGTTACGCTTCTCCCTTATGCACCTTCTTCGTCGCTGCTTGCATGTCCCTCTCtcacggcggcggcggcggtgaTACCCGTCAACCCCTTGGGCGGAGCCGTCGAAGGAGACAACAGCTCGGCAAATGCTCTGGATCCGGTAGCGTTCAGGAGGCTCTCGTGCCTTCTTGTTTGGAGTTTAAGCCTTGCAGTCACTACAACAAGAACAACAAAGGCAATGCCTTTTCTTCTCTCTTGGGATCGAATAGCCTTTCTCTGAATCGTAAACAGAGGAAACTGAATCGAGCAACTACTTCTTCTTCCG GTGGAGCCATGGCTGTTGCGATGGGTATGGAGAAGGAAGGCACTGTTGACAAGAAACCCCCTATGGAGCAGCGTCGTGTTGTAGTGACTGGAATGGGAGTTGAGACATCATTAGGTCATGACCCAAACACCTTTTATGAGAACTTGCTACAAGGCAACAGCGGTATTAGCCAGATTGAGAATTTTGATTGTTCTGAGTTTCCTACG AGGATAGCAGGAGAGATCAAATCCTTCTCAACTGAAGGATGGGTTGCTCCAAAGCTTTCTAAAAGGATGGACAAGTTCATGCTCTATCTTCTCACCGCTGGCAAGAAAGCTTTGGCTGATGGTGCTGTAACTGATGAAGTAATGGCTGAGTTTAACAAAGCCAAATGTGGGGTTTTGATTGGCTCTGCAATGGGTGGCATGAAG GTGTTTAACGATGCCATTGAAGCGCTGAAGATCTCTTACAAGAAGATGAATCCTTTCTGTGTACCTTTCGCCACAACAAACATGGGTTCTGCTATGCTTGCTATGGATCTG GGATGGATGGGGCCAAACTATTCTATTTCAACTGCTTGTGCAACAAGCAACTTTTGTATTTTGAATTCAGCAAACCACATTATCAGAGGGGAAGCT GATGTAATGCTCTGTGGTGGCTCAGATGCAGTGATTATTCCAATAG GGTTGGGAGGTTTTGTTGCATGCAGGGCTCTTTCACAAAGGAATAATGATCCCACAAAAGCTTCACGTCCTTGGGATAGC AACCGAGATGGTTTTGTGATGGGAGAAGGAGCTGGAGTTCTGCTTTTGGAAGAGCTTGAGCATGCTAAG aaaagAGGAGCAACAATCTACGCAGAGTTCCTTGGTGGGAGTTTCACATGTGATGCCTACCACATGACCGAGCCTCGCCCTGATG GGGCTGGTGTCATTCTCTGTATCGAGAGAGCATTAGCTGATGCTGGGATTTCAAAGGAACAGATAAACTACATAAACGCACATGCAACCTCAACTCCAGCTGGGGACCTTAAGGAGTACCAAGCCCTTGCTCACTGTTTTGGCCAAAATCCTGAG CTAAAAGTAAATTCCACAAAATCTATGATCGGACACTTGCTGGGAGCTGCTGGGGCCGTAGAAGCTATCGCAACCGTGCAG GCAATAAGGACAGGATGGGTTCATCCAAATATCAACCTCGAGAATCCAGACAATGGAGTG GATACAAGTTTGCTGGTGGGTCCTAAGAAGGAGAGATTGAGCATTAAAGCAGCCCTGTCAAATTCATTTGGGTTTGGTGGCCATAACTCCAGCATCATTTTTGCTCCTTACaagtga
- the LOC106353656 gene encoding protein TIFY 10B isoform X1 — MSSSAECWEFSGPKLPEKPSFSQTCSRLSRYLKEKGSFGDLSFSMTSKPDVNASGINSKAAQDVKLQNDMFPCQSSFSSSFGVKEEVVKITETKPVKPESQSAPLTLFYSGQAMLFDDFPAEKAKQVIDLANKGSANGFTAELNNNQSAYTKKIAKNQKEIASIPRPVPSPAKNPAQEPIQTNTSSLASELPIARRASLHRFLEKRKDRITSKGPYQKEGSTEA; from the exons ATGTCGAGTTCTGCCGAGTGTTGGGAGTTCTCTGGTCCGAAGTTACCTGAGAAGCCAAGCTTCTCACAGACCTGTAGTCGATTGAGTCGTTATCTCAAGGAGAAGGGTAGCTTTGGAGATCTGAGCTTCTCGATGACAAGCAAGCCTGACGTTAATG CTTCAGGAATCAATTCTAAAGCTGCTCAAGATGTTAAACTACAAAATGATATGTTTCCTTGCCAATCAagcttttcttcttcctttgggGTCAAGGAAGAGGTCGTGAAGATCACAGAGACTAA ACCTGTGAAGCCAGAGTCTCAATCTGCTCCATTGACCCTATTCTACAGCGGTCAAGCTATGTTGTTTGATGATTTTCCTGCTGAGAAAGCCAAACAAGTCATTGACTTGGCTAACAAAGGAAGTGCCAACGGCTTCACAGCTGAATTGAACAATAACCAGAGTGCTTATACTAAAAAAATAGCCAAGAACCAAAAAGAGATTGCTTCTATCCCAAGGCCAGTTCCTAGTCCTGCAAAAAACCCAGCTCAAGAGCCCATCCAGACCAACACGTCCTCTTTAGCTTCCG AGCTCCCAATTGCTAGAAGAGCTTCCCTTCATCGATTCCTAGAGAAGAGAAAGGATAG GATTACATCAAAGGGACCGTACCAGAAAGAAGGTTCAACCGAAGCCTAA
- the LOC106353656 gene encoding protein TIFY 10B isoform X2, with amino-acid sequence MSSSAECWEFSGPKLPEKPSFSQTCSRLSRYLKEKGSFGDLSFSMTSKPDVNGINSKAAQDVKLQNDMFPCQSSFSSSFGVKEEVVKITETKPVKPESQSAPLTLFYSGQAMLFDDFPAEKAKQVIDLANKGSANGFTAELNNNQSAYTKKIAKNQKEIASIPRPVPSPAKNPAQEPIQTNTSSLASELPIARRASLHRFLEKRKDRITSKGPYQKEGSTEA; translated from the exons ATGTCGAGTTCTGCCGAGTGTTGGGAGTTCTCTGGTCCGAAGTTACCTGAGAAGCCAAGCTTCTCACAGACCTGTAGTCGATTGAGTCGTTATCTCAAGGAGAAGGGTAGCTTTGGAGATCTGAGCTTCTCGATGACAAGCAAGCCTGACGTTAATG GAATCAATTCTAAAGCTGCTCAAGATGTTAAACTACAAAATGATATGTTTCCTTGCCAATCAagcttttcttcttcctttgggGTCAAGGAAGAGGTCGTGAAGATCACAGAGACTAA ACCTGTGAAGCCAGAGTCTCAATCTGCTCCATTGACCCTATTCTACAGCGGTCAAGCTATGTTGTTTGATGATTTTCCTGCTGAGAAAGCCAAACAAGTCATTGACTTGGCTAACAAAGGAAGTGCCAACGGCTTCACAGCTGAATTGAACAATAACCAGAGTGCTTATACTAAAAAAATAGCCAAGAACCAAAAAGAGATTGCTTCTATCCCAAGGCCAGTTCCTAGTCCTGCAAAAAACCCAGCTCAAGAGCCCATCCAGACCAACACGTCCTCTTTAGCTTCCG AGCTCCCAATTGCTAGAAGAGCTTCCCTTCATCGATTCCTAGAGAAGAGAAAGGATAG GATTACATCAAAGGGACCGTACCAGAAAGAAGGTTCAACCGAAGCCTAA
- the LOC106387249 gene encoding FCS-Like Zinc finger 13-like — MTLSKRSHLMIRKLSEMLVPGRRSATKPEDSSASPRSPLDMKFPSPVNSKRYSSGGIGLGIVAALEDGNIGSNRYDPVCYSGRFRCPEIDLSDEEYTYVTSPGGPTKVYYSDDGFELFENGSEYDDRRKNKPLVEPPVIKSQNCRDATEFLSSCYLCKKRLQGKDIYMYKGEMGFCSAECRSVQIMQDEQNEKCKSQVSGNVDVLSSPCAGEQSFSAGIFIF; from the exons ATGACACTAAGCAAGAGATCTCACCTAATGATCCGTAAGTTATCGGAGATGTTGGTTCCGGGAAGAAGATCTGCTACCAAACCGGAAGATTCCTCGGCGAGTCCGAGAAGTCCGTTAGATATGAAATTTCCCTCGCCGGTTAACTCCAAACGGTACAGTTCCGGCGGTATCGGTTTAGGTATCGTTGCTGCGTTGGAGGACGGAAACATTGGGAGTAACCGGTACGATCCGGTTTGCTACTCCGGGAGATTCCGTTGCCCTGAGATCGATCTGTCGGATGAGGAATACACTTACGTGACGAGCCCTGGTGGGCCGACCAAAGTGTATTACAGTGACGATGGGTTTGAACTGTTTGAAAACGGGTCGGAGTATGATGATCGGAGAAAGAATAAACCGTTGGTTGAACCACCGGTTATCAAGAGCCAGAATTGTAGGGATGCGACAGAGTTTCTGAGCTCTTGTTACTTGTGTAAGAAGAGACTTCAAGGCAAAGACATATACATGTACAA AGGAGAGATGGGATTCTGCAGTGCGGAGTGCAGATCAGTGCAGATAATGCAGGACGAACAAAATGAGAAATGTAAATCGCAAGTCTCCGGAAACGTCGACGTTTTAAGCTCTCCTTGTGCCGGCGAGCAGAGTTTCTCCGCTGGGATATTCATATTTTAG
- the LOC106357009 gene encoding ethylene-responsive transcription factor ERF018-like, which yields MVKKAMKEEEEENRNSSMQSKYRGVRKRKWGKWVSEIRLPHSRERIWLGSYDTPEKAARAFDAAQFCLRGGGSAFNFPDNPPSISGGRSLTATEIREAAARFANAQDDVISVRGEESGLSEIRPESPSSTSVSEVDTSSATTLDCDLSLFDMLPADFGMFPGLDDFSDGFSGDGFTEILPIEDYGEEIFDGSFFLWDF from the coding sequence ATGGTGAAGAAAGCGatgaaggaggaagaagaagagaatcgaAACTCGTCGATGCAGTCAAAGTACAGAGGCGTGAGGAAGAGGAAATGGGGCAAATGGGTGTCGGAGATCAGACTTCCACACAGCAGAGAACGCATCTGGTTAGGCTCTTACGACACTCCCGAGAAGGCGGCGCGTGCTTTCGACGCCGCTCAGTTTTGTCTCCGCGGCGGCGGTTCCGCATTCAATTTCCCCGATAACCCACCGTCTATCTCCGGCGGAAGGTCGTTGACGGCGACGGAGATTCGAGAAGCTGCTGCTAGGTTCGCCAACGCTCAGGACGATGTTATTAGTGTCCGGGGAGAAGAATCGGGTTTGTCCGAAATCCGACCGGAGTCTCCTTCTTCAACCTCCGTGTCTGAAGTGGATACATCGTCGGCGACAACGCTGGATTGCGATCTGTCGTTGTTTGATATGCTTCCTGCAGATTTTGGGATGTTTCCAGGGCTTGATGACTTCTCCGACGGCTTCTCCGGTGATGGATTTACAGAGATTTTACCCATTGAAGATTACGGAGAAGAGATTTTTGATggatctttttttctttgggaCTTTTAA
- the LOC125576174 gene encoding uncharacterized protein LOC125576174, translating to GKEINADWRVKKGHMADHKWITREY from the exons GG GAAAGAGATCAACGCTGACTGGCGCGTGAAGAAGGGACACATGGCAGATCATAAGTGGATCACGCGGGAATACTGA